A part of Phycisphaerae bacterium genomic DNA contains:
- a CDS encoding STAS domain-containing protein gives MAVSSRIMIQKVAEVTIVDFIDAAIMDVLQIQQIGQELYELVDQQDRRYILLDFSNVKFLSSQTLGIMLNLHKKLAGRKGWMGVCGLKKDLHKIFKLTRLDRIFNFYETQQEALRTVRIK, from the coding sequence ATGGCCGTTTCATCGCGGATCATGATCCAGAAAGTCGCTGAGGTGACGATCGTCGATTTCATCGACGCCGCCATCATGGACGTCCTGCAGATCCAGCAGATCGGCCAGGAACTATACGAACTGGTCGACCAGCAGGACCGCCGGTACATCCTGCTGGACTTCTCCAACGTCAAGTTCCTCTCCAGCCAGACCCTCGGCATCATGCTCAACCTCCACAAGAAACTCGCCGGTCGAAAGGGCTGGATGGGAGTCTGCGGCCTGAAAAAAGACCTGCACAAGATCTTCAAGCTGACCCGCCTGGACCGGATCTTCAACTTCTATGAGACGCAGCAGGAGGCTTTGCGAACGGTGCGAATCAAATGA
- a CDS encoding hexose kinase, whose product MGKQQAQVIAVSLNPAIDRGIEVPNFAIGAHQVGRQIFRRAAGKAVNLARVLNLLKVPTAVTGFIGRGQQDYFEKTLSRENLACELFAIEGQTRENITIVDPVSKIETHIRDRGFHVDAASLGKLRKKLGLIARKDVVVCFSGSLPEGIGIEEFIELLQICQMQGARVCVDSGGSVLRGCSPLKLFLVKPNLLELSEMLGAEIRTCEQVLRAADILKEMVQYSLVTCGAEGGYIFGNGVNIRGHVPMDPAEVKNTVGCGDAMLGGFLAGLLTGRDVKDSYRYGLAVASAAATSLIPAEVHAEDIQRFYDQAQIEQVKHTPAKRV is encoded by the coding sequence ATGGGAAAACAGCAGGCTCAAGTCATCGCGGTGTCGTTGAACCCGGCCATCGACCGGGGCATTGAGGTGCCGAATTTCGCGATCGGAGCCCACCAGGTGGGCCGGCAGATCTTCCGCCGGGCTGCGGGCAAAGCGGTGAACCTGGCGCGGGTGCTGAATCTGCTGAAGGTGCCGACGGCCGTGACGGGATTCATCGGCCGGGGGCAGCAGGACTACTTCGAAAAGACGCTCAGCCGGGAGAATCTCGCGTGCGAGCTGTTCGCCATCGAGGGCCAGACCCGCGAGAACATCACGATTGTGGACCCGGTCAGCAAGATCGAGACGCACATCCGCGACCGGGGGTTTCACGTGGACGCAGCCAGTTTGGGCAAGCTCCGCAAGAAACTGGGGCTGATCGCGCGGAAGGACGTGGTGGTCTGTTTTTCGGGATCGTTGCCGGAAGGCATTGGCATTGAGGAGTTTATCGAGCTGCTGCAGATATGCCAGATGCAGGGGGCCCGGGTGTGCGTGGACAGCGGCGGGTCGGTGCTGCGCGGCTGCAGCCCGCTGAAGCTGTTTCTGGTCAAACCGAACCTCTTGGAGCTTTCCGAGATGCTGGGGGCTGAGATTCGCACGTGCGAGCAGGTTCTGCGGGCGGCGGACATACTCAAAGAGATGGTGCAGTACTCGCTGGTGACGTGTGGGGCCGAGGGAGGCTACATTTTTGGCAATGGCGTTAATATTCGGGGGCACGTGCCGATGGACCCGGCCGAGGTTAAGAATACGGTCGGGTGCGGCGATGCGATGCTGGGCGGTTTTCTGGCGGGTCTGCTGACCGGGCGGGATGTGAAGGACAGCTACCGGTACGGTCTGGCAGTGGCCAGCGCGGCGGCGACGTCGCTGATTCCGGCTGAGGTGCATGCCGAAGACATTCAGCGGTTCTACGACCAGGCGCAGATCGAACAGGTCAAGCACACGCCAGCCAAGCGCGTATAG
- a CDS encoding elongation factor G, translating to MPGTVGNIRNVVLTGHGGAGKTMLAEAMLQKAGAIQRMGSIDGKNTVSDFEDLEKERQHSIDSSVVHFDHKGVQVNVIDTPGYPDFIGQALIGLMGADVAAVVVSAAAGIEVNTRRMMAASAEVGLPRFVVINKIDAENLDLAGLVKGLQETFGKNLLPYNLPADSGSKVIPCLTGQGDTDFDDLESAKLALTEAIVESDEAMMERYLGGEEISAEETAKALKKAVLAGTLVPILFTSATNEIGVDLLMDFMVEACPSPAEAPARKLVSGEGEQAKEKELSADASGPLVGQVFKIYSDPRSNIKYSIIRLFSGTVRPDTSFQINEEKRGTRAGHLYRVKGQELADVSEMTAGQMFAVAKIEELQIGDVVQVGTPGRLPMPNVPVPMYSQAIEPKSRGDEQKISGALARLSEEDLTFKVTRDRQTNELVVSGIGDLHLRVILERMARRFKLEVSTKIPKIPYRETISAYAEGHYRHKKQTGGAGQFGEVYLKVEPMERNTGFEFLDEIFGGAIPGQYLPAIEKGVRDLMESGVVAGCPMQDVRVRVYDGKHHPVDSKEIAFRIAGKLAMKDAIAKAKPVLLEPVVNIEVTVPSQYVGDITGDLSGRRGRIGGQDVMPGGMTVIRAQVPLSEVAQYNSQLRSVTGGQGSYTMEFSHYEPVPPNIQQEIIKQYKPKEEEEE from the coding sequence ATGCCAGGAACCGTTGGGAATATTCGCAACGTTGTGCTAACCGGCCACGGCGGCGCGGGCAAGACGATGTTGGCCGAGGCGATGCTGCAGAAGGCCGGGGCCATCCAGCGGATGGGGTCCATCGACGGCAAGAACACGGTCAGCGACTTTGAGGACCTGGAGAAGGAGCGCCAGCACTCGATCGATTCGAGCGTGGTGCATTTTGACCACAAGGGCGTACAGGTTAACGTGATCGACACGCCCGGCTATCCTGATTTCATCGGCCAGGCGCTGATCGGGCTGATGGGGGCGGACGTGGCGGCGGTGGTGGTCTCAGCGGCGGCGGGAATCGAGGTCAACACGCGGCGGATGATGGCGGCTTCGGCTGAGGTGGGGCTGCCGCGGTTCGTGGTGATCAACAAGATCGACGCCGAGAACCTGGACCTGGCCGGACTGGTCAAGGGTCTTCAGGAGACCTTCGGCAAGAATCTGCTGCCGTACAACCTGCCGGCGGATAGCGGCTCGAAGGTGATCCCGTGCCTGACCGGTCAGGGCGACACGGACTTCGACGACCTGGAATCGGCCAAACTGGCGTTGACCGAGGCGATCGTCGAGAGTGACGAGGCGATGATGGAGCGGTATCTCGGCGGCGAAGAGATCTCCGCTGAGGAGACGGCCAAAGCCCTCAAGAAGGCGGTTCTGGCCGGCACGCTGGTGCCGATCCTCTTCACCTCGGCCACCAACGAAATCGGCGTGGATCTGCTGATGGACTTCATGGTCGAAGCGTGCCCCAGCCCGGCTGAGGCGCCCGCCCGCAAACTGGTAAGCGGCGAAGGCGAGCAGGCCAAGGAGAAGGAGCTGTCGGCCGACGCGAGCGGGCCGCTGGTGGGCCAGGTTTTCAAAATCTACTCGGACCCCCGCAGCAACATCAAGTACTCGATCATCCGCCTGTTCAGCGGGACGGTCAGGCCGGACACCAGCTTCCAGATCAACGAAGAGAAGCGCGGGACCCGCGCCGGGCATCTTTACCGCGTCAAGGGACAGGAGCTGGCCGACGTGAGCGAAATGACCGCCGGACAGATGTTCGCGGTAGCCAAGATCGAGGAGTTGCAGATCGGCGACGTGGTGCAGGTGGGCACGCCGGGCCGGCTGCCGATGCCGAATGTCCCGGTTCCCATGTACTCGCAGGCGATCGAGCCCAAGAGCCGCGGGGACGAGCAGAAGATCAGCGGCGCGTTGGCGCGGCTTTCCGAAGAGGATCTGACGTTCAAGGTGACCCGGGACCGGCAGACCAACGAACTGGTCGTTTCGGGCATCGGGGACCTGCACCTGCGGGTCATCCTGGAGCGAATGGCCCGTCGGTTCAAGCTCGAGGTCAGCACCAAGATCCCGAAGATTCCGTACCGCGAGACCATCAGCGCGTACGCCGAGGGGCATTATCGCCACAAGAAGCAGACCGGCGGGGCCGGTCAGTTCGGCGAGGTGTACCTGAAGGTCGAGCCGATGGAGCGGAACACGGGCTTCGAATTCCTCGACGAGATCTTCGGCGGGGCGATTCCCGGTCAGTACCTGCCCGCGATCGAGAAGGGTGTTCGCGACCTGATGGAAAGCGGCGTGGTGGCCGGCTGTCCGATGCAGGACGTTCGGGTGCGGGTGTATGACGGCAAGCACCACCCGGTCGACAGCAAGGAAATCGCGTTCCGGATTGCGGGCAAGCTGGCGATGAAGGACGCGATCGCCAAGGCCAAGCCGGTTCTTCTGGAACCTGTTGTCAATATTGAGGTTACTGTGCCTTCCCAGTACGTGGGCGATATCACGGGCGACCTGTCGGGCCGGCGCGGCCGGATCGGCGGGCAGGACGTGATGCCAGGCGGCATGACGGTGATCCGGGCCCAGGTGCCGCTGTCGGAGGTTGCCCAGTACAACTCGCAGCTGCGGTCGGTGACCGGCGGGCAGGGCAGCTACACGATGGAGTTTTCGCACTACGAACCGGTTCCGCCGAACATCCAGCAGGAAATCATCAAGCAGTACAAGCCCAAAGAAGAAGAAGAGGAATAG
- a CDS encoding DUF1571 domain-containing protein: MRYPPALIAVAILCTVLMSRSPALAEEAHAAIQIPVEERQIVQERMALAQSLPQEFLAFALKNYQRQIRDYTCLFVKQELVQGKLTKEQHIEVKFREGPFAVFMQWVKNPSLVDHVLYVKGRHGDKALVKPAGVLGWFVPTHVKRGVNSPDSAKVSRRRLDQFGFGNALDLIHETNTRAEKAGDLKLTYKGEGQIDDRKTFVLERKLPDKPEYPDQKLVVHVDQEWLVPVATYCYDAHNRLLGKYEYRDVKLNVGLSWKEFTAEANDL; the protein is encoded by the coding sequence ATGCGATATCCGCCAGCGTTGATCGCCGTTGCCATCCTGTGCACGGTTTTGATGTCCCGTTCACCCGCCTTGGCCGAAGAAGCCCATGCCGCCATTCAGATTCCGGTTGAAGAGCGGCAGATCGTCCAGGAGCGGATGGCCCTGGCCCAGTCGTTGCCGCAGGAGTTTCTGGCGTTTGCTCTTAAGAATTATCAGCGTCAGATCCGCGACTACACCTGCCTGTTCGTCAAGCAGGAGTTGGTGCAGGGCAAACTGACCAAGGAGCAGCACATCGAGGTCAAGTTCCGCGAGGGTCCGTTCGCGGTATTCATGCAGTGGGTCAAGAACCCGAGTCTGGTGGACCATGTATTGTACGTCAAGGGCCGGCACGGCGATAAGGCCCTGGTCAAGCCGGCGGGGGTATTGGGCTGGTTTGTTCCGACGCACGTGAAGCGTGGCGTCAACAGCCCGGACTCGGCGAAGGTTTCCCGCAGGCGGCTGGACCAGTTCGGTTTCGGCAACGCTCTGGACCTGATTCACGAGACCAACACCAGGGCTGAGAAGGCGGGCGATCTGAAGCTGACGTACAAGGGCGAGGGCCAGATCGACGACCGCAAGACATTTGTGCTGGAGCGGAAGCTGCCGGACAAGCCGGAGTATCCCGATCAGAAGCTGGTGGTTCACGTGGATCAGGAGTGGCTGGTTCCGGTGGCGACATACTGCTACGACGCTCACAACCGGTTGCTGGGCAAGTATGAATACCGGGACGTGAAGTTGAATGTGGGCCTGAGCTGGAAGGAATTCACAGCCGAGGCCAACGACCTGTAG
- the smpB gene encoding SsrA-binding protein SmpB produces MAHTQENKYAKSPTIINKKARFNYEVLETVEAGIILLGTEVKSAREGKVSLDEAYIRFIGETPCLVGANIAEYEKASHTTHEPLRRRPLLLHKRESRRLLTRVKEKGLTLVPLKFYFNARGYAKLLVGLARGKALHDKRKSIRDRDMQRDMDRQMRKFR; encoded by the coding sequence ATGGCTCACACACAAGAAAACAAATACGCTAAATCACCAACAATCATAAACAAAAAGGCCCGCTTTAATTACGAGGTCCTGGAGACCGTCGAGGCCGGCATCATCCTGCTCGGCACCGAGGTCAAGTCCGCCCGCGAGGGCAAGGTCTCCCTCGACGAGGCCTATATTCGATTCATCGGCGAGACCCCATGCCTGGTTGGAGCCAACATCGCGGAATACGAGAAGGCCTCCCACACCACGCATGAGCCCCTCCGCCGACGCCCGCTGCTGCTCCACAAGCGGGAATCCCGCCGCCTGCTGACCCGGGTCAAGGAAAAGGGACTCACCCTGGTCCCCCTCAAATTCTACTTTAATGCCCGCGGCTATGCCAAACTCCTCGTCGGACTCGCCCGCGGCAAAGCCCTCCACGATAAGCGCAAGTCCATTCGCGACCGCGATATGCAGCGAGATATGGACCGCCAGATGCGCAAGTTCCGATAA
- a CDS encoding sigma-70 family RNA polymerase sigma factor, with protein MLKLIQRDRTADSADGDRIEKQEELDLIDRAKRGDRGAGRRLVDLHKQRLHTFIWRIVRDTDMAEEVCQETFLRAFRALASFKREYRFSTWLFTIGYRLALNQMRARSHRKDVVADLSNAPAVREQQTPQERVLQSEQATQLRQIIWQEVDRLNPVQKASLLMFYREGLSCKDIADSLGMPVATVKSHMHRARQRLRVRLERLGVDDQDLMYLGA; from the coding sequence ATGCTGAAACTCATACAACGCGACAGAACGGCTGACAGCGCGGATGGCGACCGTATCGAGAAGCAGGAAGAGCTCGATCTGATCGACCGGGCCAAGCGTGGCGACCGCGGAGCGGGCCGTCGGCTGGTGGATCTTCACAAGCAGCGGCTGCATACGTTCATCTGGCGGATCGTGCGTGACACGGACATGGCGGAGGAGGTCTGCCAGGAGACGTTTTTGCGGGCGTTTCGTGCGTTGGCGAGTTTCAAGCGCGAGTATCGTTTCTCGACGTGGTTGTTTACGATCGGATACCGGTTGGCGCTGAACCAGATGCGTGCGCGGAGCCATCGGAAGGACGTGGTGGCGGACCTTTCGAACGCGCCGGCGGTGCGGGAGCAGCAGACTCCTCAGGAGAGGGTGCTCCAGAGCGAGCAGGCGACTCAGCTCCGGCAGATCATCTGGCAGGAAGTGGATCGGCTCAATCCGGTGCAGAAGGCATCGCTGCTGATGTTCTATCGCGAAGGGCTGTCGTGCAAGGACATTGCCGATTCGCTGGGGATGCCGGTGGCGACGGTCAAGAGTCACATGCACCGTGCGCGTCAGCGTTTGCGGGTTCGATTGGAGCGGTTGGGAGTGGATGATCAGGATTTGATGTATTTGGGAGCCTAA